A window from Dehalobacter sp. DCA encodes these proteins:
- the nirJ1 gene encoding putative heme d1 biosynthesis radical SAM protein NirJ1: MISVTRLLFDAEYFGDSLRYSRHAHGAKNGATGSSGPVVVWNSTRTCNLQCVHCYMDSDSQKYNGELTTEEARRFIDDLAEFHVPVLLFSGGEPLMRPDFFELAAYTAQKGIRPTLSTNGTLITPEAARHIKEIGVGYVGVSLDGLRAVNDKFRGREGAFAAAMGGIRNCVEAGQRVGLRFTINRHNYEELDRIFDFIEAEKIDRVCFYHLVYSGRGKQMVADDITPEESRQALDTIIRRTRDFEKRGLHKEILTVDNHADGVYLYLRALCEDPARAEKIKTLIGCNGGNRSGIAFGEVDPSGNVHPDQFTQHISFGNVRERKFGDIWTDLSQPVLAGLKDRKPLLKGRCAECRYLDFCNGNFRTRAEAVTGDFWESDPACYLTDKEIGIKTING, from the coding sequence ATGATTAGTGTTACGAGGCTGCTATTTGATGCGGAATATTTCGGGGATTCCCTGCGTTATAGCAGGCATGCTCATGGGGCTAAAAACGGAGCAACAGGTAGTTCAGGACCGGTCGTTGTTTGGAATTCGACGCGAACCTGCAATTTGCAGTGCGTCCATTGTTATATGGACTCAGATTCGCAGAAATATAACGGAGAACTGACAACGGAAGAAGCGAGGAGGTTTATTGATGATTTAGCGGAGTTTCACGTTCCTGTCCTGCTCTTTTCAGGCGGAGAGCCTTTGATGCGGCCCGATTTTTTTGAACTTGCCGCCTATACTGCTCAGAAAGGAATCAGACCAACTTTATCTACGAACGGTACGTTGATAACACCGGAAGCTGCCCGGCACATCAAAGAAATTGGTGTAGGTTATGTTGGGGTATCTCTTGACGGTCTGAGAGCGGTGAATGACAAGTTTAGGGGCAGAGAAGGAGCTTTTGCGGCTGCTATGGGAGGAATCCGGAACTGTGTGGAGGCGGGTCAGCGCGTTGGTCTGCGCTTTACGATTAACCGTCATAATTATGAGGAACTGGATCGTATCTTTGATTTTATTGAAGCAGAAAAAATTGACCGTGTTTGTTTTTATCATTTGGTATACTCCGGACGGGGCAAGCAAATGGTCGCTGATGATATTACTCCCGAAGAGTCGAGACAGGCGCTCGATACCATTATCCGCAGAACAAGGGACTTTGAAAAACGCGGACTGCACAAGGAAATCCTGACAGTTGATAATCACGCCGACGGTGTTTATCTCTATTTGCGGGCTTTATGTGAAGATCCGGCCAGAGCGGAGAAAATAAAGACACTCATCGGCTGCAATGGCGGAAATCGTTCTGGGATTGCGTTTGGAGAGGTTGATCCTTCAGGGAATGTACATCCAGATCAGTTTACGCAGCATATCTCGTTTGGCAATGTCCGAGAGAGAAAGTTCGGAGATATCTGGACTGACTTAAGCCAACCAGTGCTGGCAGGTTTGAAAGACCGTAAACCGCTTCTCAAAGGGCGATGTGCCGAGTGCCGGTATTTAGATTTCTGCAACGGCAATTTCCGCACCAGGGCAGAGGCTGTGACAGGCGATTTTTGGGAATCTGATCCTGCCTGTTACTTAACGGATAAAGAGATCGGAATAAAAACGATTAATGGTTGA
- a CDS encoding GIY-YIG nuclease family protein, whose amino-acid sequence MTGTSDRKRELRNEYKERKTSGGVFMITNNENGSYVLQGAVNVRRFQNRFDFSKDTGSCVLTKLQPEWDEYGAKAFKFEILEEIEIKDTQTMKEFEEDLQLLEEIWAEKLDPELRIP is encoded by the coding sequence ATGACGGGTACATCCGACCGGAAAAGGGAGCTCCGCAATGAATATAAGGAACGGAAAACTTCCGGTGGAGTTTTTATGATTACCAATAACGAAAACGGCAGTTATGTTCTGCAGGGCGCTGTTAATGTCAGGCGGTTCCAGAACCGTTTTGATTTTTCTAAAGATACCGGCTCCTGTGTGCTGACAAAACTTCAACCGGAATGGGATGAATATGGGGCCAAGGCCTTTAAGTTTGAAATTCTGGAAGAAATCGAAATAAAAGATACCCAGACCATGAAGGAATTTGAAGAAGACCTTCAGCTTCTCGAAGAGATATGGGCGGAAAAGTTGGATCCGGAACTAAGGATTCCCTAA
- a CDS encoding DUF6530 family protein, with protein sequence MKIPTTLKHKPVIVSEDYERIDGRNAYDSDAKGLSLGLAQWNDRGKLEISAKVWRFTGEKWSRQSEELPLHRVIDLAILICRSTLHFREAYRYEKMYDPEKPVIDRIGLQGDAMTVAVCTDNPMIEGDIKLFRQVLSNDDELIGERLSTLSKLLKEMGY encoded by the coding sequence ATGAAGATTCCGACGACGCTGAAACATAAACCTGTGATTGTATCGGAGGACTATGAACGGATTGACGGCAGAAATGCCTATGATTCCGACGCCAAAGGATTATCCCTGGGGCTGGCCCAGTGGAATGACAGGGGAAAGCTGGAGATATCTGCAAAAGTCTGGCGGTTCACCGGAGAAAAATGGTCGAGACAGTCCGAGGAGCTTCCACTTCACCGGGTGATCGATCTTGCGATCCTGATTTGCAGATCGACACTTCATTTTCGTGAGGCCTACCGGTATGAAAAAATGTATGATCCTGAGAAACCCGTCATTGACAGGATCGGGCTGCAGGGAGATGCAATGACCGTAGCCGTATGTACTGATAATCCGATGATTGAAGGAGACATCAAACTATTCAGGCAAGTACTCAGCAATGATGATGAATTAATCGGAGAACGGTTGAGTACGCTTTCCAAACTTCTGAAGGAAATGGGGTATTAG
- a CDS encoding PaaI family thioesterase yields MENQKYLMDYLNIEYIQYKDNTFEAKMNLTAFHSQPYGILHGGVTIALGESAAGYASNQLLDNTQVAVGQNITANHMKTKNIEGYILAKGRLLHQGKTSHVWLIEMLDEKDELISVVTVTNAIINYNRV; encoded by the coding sequence ATGGAAAACCAGAAATACCTGATGGATTACCTGAATATTGAATATATACAGTATAAGGACAATACGTTTGAAGCCAAGATGAATTTAACGGCTTTTCATAGCCAGCCTTATGGTATATTGCATGGCGGGGTAACCATTGCTTTGGGAGAATCGGCTGCAGGATATGCCTCCAATCAACTGCTGGATAATACCCAGGTTGCTGTGGGCCAGAATATTACGGCAAATCATATGAAAACAAAAAACATAGAAGGCTATATCCTTGCGAAAGGCAGACTGCTGCATCAGGGAAAGACATCTCATGTCTGGTTGATTGAAATGCTTGATGAAAAGGATGAGTTGATTTCCGTAGTAACCGTGACAAATGCGATTATCAATTACAATAGAGTGTAA
- the menC gene encoding o-succinylbenzoate synthase, whose protein sequence is MIIKKAELFLLDMPLKFTFKTSQTTLNHRETIILKITDEFGNTGYGEVVAFSDPFYTSETLADAKRLLLETYLPRLLQEETVHPFDIHAWLDRAYPMTGAGVENALLDVYARRQDIPVMAAVFLEETNTQIEAGMVLGDLDSAGLLKQIEQYLQEGYVRFKIKIKPQDGFAKLNMIRTAYPYLELLADANRSFRSEHIPELMRIDGLGLLCLEEPLAEAELTDYQKLQAEMQTPVCLDESILSVADLEKAIELKACRALNIKTGRVGGLFYVRQMIELCRKHHIYYWIGSMVESGISKILHVHLASLKDTYIPGDLSPSQRYFPQDIIRPEVTVQNGRIEVPRGPGLGIAVDENVLADYTVEHHIFA, encoded by the coding sequence ATGATCATAAAAAAAGCAGAGCTGTTCCTTTTGGACATGCCTTTGAAATTTACCTTTAAAACATCTCAGACCACTTTGAACCACCGGGAAACGATCATTCTTAAAATCACAGACGAATTTGGGAATACCGGCTATGGGGAAGTTGTCGCTTTCTCTGATCCTTTTTATACTTCGGAAACGCTTGCTGATGCCAAACGCCTTCTGCTGGAAACTTATCTTCCGCGGCTGCTGCAGGAAGAGACTGTGCATCCTTTCGACATTCATGCCTGGCTGGACAGAGCTTACCCGATGACAGGCGCCGGGGTTGAAAATGCGTTGCTGGACGTGTACGCGAGGCGTCAGGATATCCCTGTCATGGCGGCTGTGTTTCTGGAGGAGACAAATACGCAGATTGAGGCGGGGATGGTTCTGGGAGATCTGGATAGCGCCGGCCTGTTAAAACAGATTGAACAGTACCTGCAGGAAGGTTACGTCCGTTTTAAAATAAAGATCAAACCGCAGGACGGTTTTGCCAAACTCAACATGATCAGAACTGCCTATCCCTATCTCGAGCTGCTCGCGGATGCCAACAGAAGCTTTCGCTCCGAGCACATTCCCGAATTGATGAGAATAGATGGTCTTGGTTTGCTGTGTTTGGAGGAACCTTTGGCTGAAGCTGAACTGACGGACTATCAGAAACTCCAGGCAGAAATGCAGACGCCTGTCTGTCTGGATGAAAGCATTTTAAGTGTAGCTGACCTGGAGAAGGCGATCGAATTAAAAGCCTGCCGCGCCTTGAACATCAAGACCGGCCGGGTTGGCGGCCTGTTTTATGTCAGGCAGATGATTGAGCTTTGCCGGAAGCATCATATCTACTATTGGATCGGGAGTATGGTGGAAAGCGGAATTTCGAAAATACTGCACGTCCATTTGGCAAGTCTGAAGGATACCTATATTCCTGGAGATTTGTCGCCGTCCCAGCGTTATTTTCCACAGGATATCATCCGGCCTGAGGTCACGGTTCAAAACGGCAGGATTGAAGTACCCCGGGGTCCGGGATTGGGAATTGCTGTCGATGAAAATGTCCTGGCTGATTATACCGTTGAGCATCACATATTCGCTTAG
- the menE gene encoding o-succinylbenzoate--CoA ligase produces the protein MNWLKRQALEKPDKKFINDLTFRDVSERVSLLSVRLLLHVQKTKRVALLSNNSEQTVLFFLALQLLQKEVLMLNTRLTAEEIGKQVKTLDIQLVLAQDGLAAVNFSQSFPAEVKSFSDVVGDDVTDDVKADAAEQDDSEACSEFDPAVDYNPEQIAVIMNTSATTGEFKSVPLRWKQFAAHVKASQKSLGVTEEDNWLMILPLYHISALTILLRSLYNGTAVTLLESFREEETLNLVQEGKVNMLSVVPTMLNRIIDRIDRHCLRVVLIGGEFIPRPLVEKCMVRQIPIYKTYGMTETTSQSATFSVLQYPDKLDSVGLPLDSVEILIKNPGPDGSGEVLIQSPMVMDGYLGRETISGFFPTEDIGYLDPDGFLYILDRRKNMIISGGENIYPREIENILYAHPGIKECVVIGRKDPKWGQVPVLFAVSSLNEEEIRDYLSPRLAHYKLPSEIIFLAELPRNTTGKIRHKALEDMLAGGGNP, from the coding sequence ATGAACTGGTTAAAAAGGCAAGCCCTTGAAAAACCGGATAAGAAATTTATCAACGACCTGACGTTTCGGGACGTGTCCGAACGCGTGAGCTTACTTTCGGTAAGGCTTTTGCTGCATGTACAAAAAACAAAAAGGGTAGCGCTCCTTTCGAATAATTCTGAACAAACGGTCTTGTTTTTTCTGGCCTTACAGCTGCTTCAAAAAGAAGTATTGATGCTGAATACACGTTTAACCGCTGAAGAAATCGGCAAACAAGTAAAAACCTTGGATATTCAGCTGGTTTTGGCCCAGGATGGTCTGGCCGCCGTGAATTTTAGCCAGTCATTTCCGGCCGAAGTGAAGTCATTTTCGGATGTAGTTGGGGATGATGTTACGGATGATGTAAAGGCTGATGCTGCAGAACAAGATGATTCGGAAGCATGCAGCGAATTTGATCCGGCCGTGGATTATAACCCGGAACAAATTGCAGTCATTATGAATACGAGCGCCACGACCGGAGAATTCAAATCTGTTCCGCTGCGCTGGAAACAGTTTGCTGCCCATGTTAAGGCTTCTCAAAAAAGCCTCGGAGTCACAGAAGAAGATAACTGGCTAATGATTCTGCCGTTGTATCATATCAGCGCCTTAACGATTCTACTGCGCAGTTTATACAACGGGACTGCGGTAACCTTGCTGGAAAGCTTTCGGGAAGAAGAAACGTTAAACCTGGTTCAGGAAGGAAAAGTCAATATGCTGTCGGTTGTTCCGACCATGCTGAACAGAATCATTGACCGGATTGACAGGCATTGCTTGAGAGTGGTGCTTATAGGGGGGGAGTTCATACCCCGACCCTTGGTTGAAAAATGTATGGTTAGGCAGATCCCTATCTATAAAACGTACGGTATGACGGAAACCACCAGCCAATCGGCAACTTTTTCCGTTCTTCAATACCCGGATAAGCTTGATTCAGTTGGCTTACCGCTGGACTCGGTGGAAATCCTGATCAAGAATCCAGGGCCTGACGGCAGCGGCGAAGTCCTGATTCAGAGTCCCATGGTTATGGACGGGTATCTTGGCCGGGAAACAATCTCTGGATTTTTTCCTACGGAAGATATCGGTTATTTGGATCCGGATGGTTTCCTGTATATTCTCGACCGTCGCAAAAACATGATCATTTCAGGCGGGGAAAATATTTATCCGCGGGAAATCGAAAATATACTCTACGCGCACCCTGGGATCAAAGAATGCGTTGTCATCGGAAGAAAAGATCCTAAGTGGGGACAGGTACCTGTCTTATTTGCAGTATCTTCGTTAAACGAAGAAGAGATCAGGGACTATCTGTCTCCGAGACTTGCCCACTATAAACTTCCCAGCGAGATCATTTTTTTGGCTGAACTTCCCCGGAATACCACAGGAAAGATCCGTCACAAGGCACTGGAAGATATGCTGGCCGGGGGAGGAAACCCATGA
- the menB gene encoding 1,4-dihydroxy-2-naphthoyl-CoA synthase, giving the protein MSTFPWKKFSRSYEDIIYETYSGIAKITINRPEVRNAFRPKTIMELIDAFSIAREDENIGVIILTGANHGQGQEKEAFCSGGDQKVRGHGGYVGDDQIPRLNVLDLQHLIRIIPKPVIAMVNGFAIGGGHVLHIVCDLTIASENAKFGQTGPKVGSFDAGYGAGYLARIIGQKKAREIWYLCRQYTAKEALEMGLVNTVVPFEQLEEETVKWAQEILQHSPTALRFLKAAFNADTDGLAGLQQLAGDATLLFYTTDEAKEGRDAFKEKREPDFKKFPKFP; this is encoded by the coding sequence ATGAGCACATTTCCGTGGAAAAAATTCAGCCGCAGCTATGAGGATATTATTTATGAGACATACAGCGGGATCGCCAAGATTACCATCAACCGCCCGGAAGTCCGCAATGCTTTCCGCCCCAAAACGATTATGGAATTGATTGATGCTTTTTCGATTGCCCGGGAGGATGAAAATATCGGGGTGATCATTTTGACCGGCGCTAATCATGGTCAGGGCCAGGAAAAAGAAGCATTCTGCTCCGGCGGTGACCAAAAGGTGCGTGGTCATGGCGGTTATGTCGGTGACGACCAGATTCCGCGTCTAAATGTGCTGGATCTGCAGCATTTAATCCGCATCATTCCTAAACCGGTGATCGCAATGGTCAATGGGTTTGCGATTGGTGGCGGCCATGTTCTGCATATTGTCTGCGATTTGACAATCGCATCGGAGAACGCCAAATTCGGCCAGACCGGACCGAAGGTCGGTTCTTTTGACGCCGGCTACGGTGCAGGTTATCTGGCTCGCATCATCGGCCAGAAGAAAGCCCGCGAGATCTGGTATCTCTGCCGTCAATATACGGCTAAGGAAGCCCTGGAGATGGGACTCGTTAATACAGTCGTCCCGTTTGAGCAGCTTGAAGAGGAGACCGTGAAATGGGCGCAGGAAATCCTGCAGCATTCACCGACGGCCCTTCGCTTCCTGAAAGCAGCTTTCAATGCAGATACGGATGGTCTCGCCGGACTGCAGCAGCTGGCCGGGGATGCAACGCTGTTATTCTATACCACAGACGAAGCCAAAGAGGGCAGAGACGCTTTTAAAGAAAAACGCGAGCCCGATTTCAAAAAGTTCCCGAAATTCCCCTGA
- the menH gene encoding 2-succinyl-6-hydroxy-2,4-cyclohexadiene-1-carboxylate synthase, producing the protein MMITANGLNIHFEVRGTGKPVVCLHGFSENLGTWDDMDLAGFRLILVDMLGHGSTEKPSALQPYRLPTLLETLHDLTQQLELVHYSVIGYSMGGRIALAYALQYPREIAKLIMESASYGECGELSREKRRRDDAVLAEDIRQNGIEWFESYWSGLELFKTQARLPEKVRAKIRQRRLQNEPYALANTLLASGQGTFPCLKDLVAELTMPVLFISGELDPKYQKISREFSHLNARIIRQTISGVGHNTHMEDPQTFRAVVSEFLSVDALDEITERRNKNSGKKNMNPEKKNTIL; encoded by the coding sequence ATGATGATCACCGCAAATGGTCTAAACATTCACTTTGAAGTACGGGGAACTGGGAAACCGGTCGTCTGTTTGCACGGCTTTTCAGAGAACCTCGGTACCTGGGACGACATGGATCTGGCCGGCTTCCGGTTGATCCTGGTGGATATGCTAGGACACGGCAGTACTGAAAAACCGTCTGCCCTTCAGCCGTACAGACTTCCCACGCTGCTGGAAACGCTGCATGATTTGACGCAGCAGTTAGAGCTGGTGCATTACAGCGTGATAGGGTATTCCATGGGCGGCCGAATTGCGCTGGCCTATGCTTTACAATATCCCCGGGAAATTGCTAAACTTATCATGGAAAGCGCTTCCTATGGGGAATGCGGTGAGCTCAGCAGGGAGAAGCGGCGCAGAGATGATGCCGTACTGGCCGAAGATATTCGGCAGAACGGGATTGAATGGTTTGAAAGCTATTGGTCAGGTTTGGAACTTTTCAAAACACAAGCCCGGCTTCCCGAGAAAGTCCGAGCGAAAATCAGGCAGCGCCGCCTGCAAAATGAACCATATGCGCTTGCCAATACACTACTGGCGAGCGGTCAGGGAACGTTTCCTTGTCTGAAAGATCTGGTGGCCGAATTGACAATGCCTGTTCTCTTTATCAGCGGCGAACTTGACCCGAAATACCAGAAAATCAGCCGGGAGTTCAGTCATTTAAATGCCAGGATTATCCGGCAGACCATCTCCGGAGTAGGGCATAATACGCATATGGAAGACCCGCAGACTTTTCGGGCGGTCGTTAGCGAGTTCCTAAGCGTTGATGCTTTAGATGAAATTACGGAAAGACGTAATAAGAATTCGGGAAAAAAGAATATGAACCCGGAGAAAAAGAATACGATATTATAG
- the menD gene encoding 2-succinyl-5-enolpyruvyl-6-hydroxy-3-cyclohexene-1-carboxylic-acid synthase, translating into MTDFFVATNYIAALVDELYQLGVREVVISPGSRSTPLAILFSEHQFEIYVSIDERSAAFFALGAAKEMQRPVVLVCTSGSAAAHYLPALVEAKYSRVPLIVLTADRPPELRQAGAPQTIDQTRIYGEYARFFEELALPEEDERMYRYARAVMQRAYGSAMTGSFGVSHVNIPLREPLVPDLSKLDFTAGRYRDAFRLHKEPFSLNNPSSYLLPAEPLEVHPKFDAAFSNKNGIIVCGGDAYADYHTEVLALAARLKAPVLADPLSNFRSFSSEIILDSYQAFLKDDAVKDELRPEYVIQFGQTPVSKSLQQYLARHQDALFVQADTVFDYRNPALSTNHYVLASPKLFAASVKTENSSRGYLDRWLICQQRMRVQLRQARQEKGLFEGALIQRLQDLLPQESRILAANSMAVRDVDDFLEARAQNLKVLGNRGANGIDGMVSTALGIAAAGKPTVLLTGDIALFHDLNGLQIAKNHPLNLTILLFNNNGGGIFRYLPQSRGKYFETLFLTPPGLDFSALTALYGIAYFEPKNYEEFERSFQTAQNTQGIKLIEVKIDLELSKELHDKYTRLPSEND; encoded by the coding sequence ATGACCGATTTTTTTGTAGCAACGAATTACATAGCGGCCCTGGTGGATGAATTGTACCAACTGGGCGTAAGGGAAGTTGTGATCAGCCCGGGATCGCGTTCTACCCCGCTGGCAATTTTATTCAGTGAACATCAATTTGAGATCTATGTCAGCATTGACGAACGTTCCGCAGCCTTCTTTGCACTCGGGGCAGCCAAAGAGATGCAGAGACCCGTCGTGCTGGTTTGTACATCAGGATCTGCTGCAGCGCACTATTTGCCGGCCCTGGTAGAAGCCAAATATTCCAGAGTTCCGCTGATTGTTCTGACGGCCGACCGGCCGCCCGAACTGCGTCAGGCCGGAGCGCCCCAAACCATTGATCAGACCAGGATTTACGGAGAGTATGCGCGTTTTTTTGAGGAACTGGCATTACCCGAAGAAGATGAACGGATGTACCGCTATGCCAGGGCAGTTATGCAAAGAGCTTACGGCAGCGCCATGACGGGAAGCTTTGGCGTGTCCCACGTGAATATCCCGCTGCGTGAACCATTGGTGCCGGATTTAAGTAAACTTGATTTTACAGCAGGCCGCTACAGAGATGCTTTTAGACTTCATAAAGAACCTTTCAGCCTTAACAACCCGTCTTCGTATCTGCTTCCTGCCGAGCCTTTGGAAGTTCATCCGAAATTTGATGCAGCATTCAGCAATAAAAACGGAATCATTGTTTGCGGCGGCGACGCGTATGCTGACTATCATACAGAGGTACTGGCCCTAGCGGCGCGTTTGAAAGCGCCTGTACTTGCCGATCCGCTGTCCAATTTCCGCAGCTTCTCAAGCGAGATCATTTTGGACAGCTACCAGGCATTTCTAAAAGACGATGCGGTCAAAGACGAATTAAGACCTGAATATGTCATCCAGTTTGGACAGACACCTGTGTCGAAAAGCCTTCAGCAGTATTTGGCCCGGCATCAGGACGCATTATTTGTCCAGGCCGATACAGTATTTGACTATCGTAACCCGGCACTTTCCACGAATCATTATGTACTGGCTTCACCTAAACTTTTTGCAGCGTCGGTCAAAACCGAAAACAGCAGCCGGGGATATTTGGATAGGTGGCTCATTTGCCAACAAAGAATGCGGGTGCAGCTAAGACAAGCCAGACAGGAAAAAGGACTGTTTGAAGGGGCCTTGATTCAAAGGCTTCAAGATCTTCTGCCTCAAGAATCCAGGATTCTTGCAGCCAACAGTATGGCCGTCCGCGATGTTGATGATTTTCTGGAAGCTCGCGCGCAAAACCTGAAGGTACTAGGAAACAGAGGTGCCAATGGAATCGACGGCATGGTTTCTACAGCCCTTGGTATAGCGGCTGCCGGTAAACCGACGGTGCTGCTGACCGGAGACATTGCACTTTTCCATGATTTAAATGGGCTTCAGATCGCCAAGAATCACCCGTTGAATCTGACCATCCTATTGTTCAATAACAATGGCGGGGGGATCTTCAGGTACTTGCCCCAGAGCCGGGGAAAATATTTTGAAACGCTGTTCTTAACCCCCCCGGGCTTGGATTTTTCTGCATTAACTGCTCTGTATGGCATCGCCTACTTTGAACCGAAAAATTATGAAGAATTTGAGCGCAGTTTCCAAACAGCTCAGAACACACAAGGCATCAAGCTTATTGAAGTAAAAATAGATCTGGAGTTAAGCAAGGAACTGCATGACAAGTATACCCGGCTGCCATCAGAAAATGACTAA
- a CDS encoding isochorismate synthase — MKYLKKEMKLENPLAFWTHFDKQDRLFFYNPLTGELIIGAIRWKTFAEGESYQNYDLVFSARTFFQSVRDPKWAGLGNETIAFKYYYVEKDGKQLLYYPEQAPKEEICGLEDRETKSVRHTYTIADDDYPQWQELFTNVKQEISLKNVDKVVISREVKISCATTVHVESVLKSLREKNPDSFVFAYAKEGRTFLGATPEILVQKADDEIISYALAGTIPRNAIDEGTQMEILLNDPKNLHEHRIVRDTIADVMKKYCAEVWIDETRILTLKNLYHLKTRLGAKDRSLLTAWVTRLHPTPALGGNPVGPALDIIAREEKHERGMYAAPLGIMDQNGNGIFVAGIRSALIQDNMVYAYTGCGIVEGSDCLEEYIETNDKLRTILEGLVP; from the coding sequence TTGAAGTATCTAAAAAAAGAAATGAAATTGGAAAATCCTCTGGCTTTTTGGACCCATTTTGACAAACAGGATCGTCTTTTCTTTTATAATCCCCTGACCGGTGAACTGATCATCGGGGCAATACGTTGGAAAACCTTTGCTGAAGGAGAAAGTTATCAGAATTACGACCTAGTGTTTTCTGCCAGAACCTTTTTTCAGTCGGTCCGTGATCCCAAATGGGCCGGACTTGGCAATGAAACCATTGCTTTCAAGTACTATTATGTTGAAAAGGACGGCAAGCAGCTTTTATACTATCCCGAGCAGGCGCCGAAGGAAGAAATTTGCGGGTTAGAGGACAGGGAGACAAAGTCTGTCCGCCATACCTATACGATCGCTGATGATGATTACCCGCAGTGGCAGGAATTATTCACCAATGTCAAACAGGAAATATCCTTAAAAAACGTGGATAAAGTGGTTATTTCCAGAGAAGTGAAAATCAGTTGTGCCACGACGGTTCATGTTGAGAGCGTACTCAAGAGCCTCCGGGAAAAAAACCCGGACAGCTTTGTTTTTGCGTATGCGAAGGAAGGACGGACTTTTCTGGGTGCTACGCCGGAAATCCTGGTCCAGAAAGCGGACGATGAAATTATCAGTTATGCCCTGGCGGGCACAATTCCCCGTAACGCCATTGATGAGGGGACTCAAATGGAGATCCTGCTAAACGACCCTAAAAACCTGCATGAGCACCGAATTGTGCGGGATACCATAGCCGATGTGATGAAAAAATACTGCGCTGAGGTATGGATCGACGAGACAAGGATTCTGACCCTGAAAAACCTTTATCATCTAAAGACCCGTCTTGGGGCAAAAGACCGCAGTCTTTTAACCGCCTGGGTCACCCGTCTGCATCCGACGCCGGCCCTTGGCGGCAATCCGGTCGGACCCGCCCTTGACATTATTGCCCGAGAGGAAAAACACGAGCGGGGGATGTATGCGGCCCCCCTGGGAATCATGGATCAGAACGGTAATGGCATTTTTGTGGCCGGTATCCGGTCGGCCCTTATTCAGGACAATATGGTCTATGCGTATACGGGATGCGGGATCGTGGAAGGATCCGATTGTCTGGAGGAATACATCGAGACGAACGATAAATTAAGGACGATCCTGGAGGGCCTTGTACCCTGA